A genome region from Anastrepha ludens isolate Willacy chromosome 3, idAnaLude1.1, whole genome shotgun sequence includes the following:
- the LOC128857075 gene encoding ras-related protein Rab-21 has product MPVNNTSSNFKTFKVVLLGEGCVGKTSIVLRYVEDKFNPQHISTLQASFLTKKLALEDGNRAHLNIWDTAGQERFHALGPIYYRGSHGAILVYDITDEDSFAKVKNWVKELKRMLGAEIVITIVGNKTDLDAQRTVPQDVALEYTESVGAHYFETSAKANEGIEELFTALTQLMIQRHAQREQETSSLRLMQGGRTSQRLVVEDDSQDGDEEGRQAPATNRSCCGAG; this is encoded by the coding sequence ATGCCTGTGAATAACACCAGTTCAAATTTTAAGACTTTCAAAGTGGTTCTACTGGGCGAAGGCTGTGTTGGCAAAACATCAATAGTTCTGCGCTATGTTGAAGACAAATTCAATCCCCAACACATAAGCACCTTGCAAGCATCATTTCTCACAAAAAAGCTTGCTTTAGAAGATGGCAACCGAGCACATCTCAACATTTGGGACACTGCTGGCCAGGAACGTTTCCATGCACTTGGGCCCATCTACTATCGCGGTTCACACGGCGCCATACTCGTCTACGACATAACCGATGAAGATTCCTTTGCGAAAGTCAAGAATTGGGTGAAAGAACTGAAGCGTATGTTGGGTGCTGAAATTGTCATCACAATTGTGGGCAACAAAACAGACTTGGATGCTCAACGCACTGTACCGCAAGATGTGGCGTTAGAGTATACGGAAAGTGTAGGGGCACACTACTTTGAGACTTCGGCCAAAGCCAACGAGGGCATTGAAGAGTTATTCACAGCTTTAACGCAGCTAATGATACAGCGCCATGCGCAACGCGAACAAGAGACTAGTTCTTTGCGACTGATGCAGGGTGGACGTACGTCACAACGGTTGGTCGTTGAAGATGATTCACAGGATGGCGATGAAGAAGGGAGGCAAGCGCCTGCAACTAATCGGTCGTGCTGTGGGGctggttaa
- the LOC128857077 gene encoding protein CutA homolog, with the protein MQIFRHCTVCFRYLPLHFTTRKLLVTFVAAVNILNSAASIEGIGDKTCSRSLSSNCKDMSTASEDSYTAGSSSVAFVTTPDEKLAKKLAQGLVEKKLAACVNIIPQIQSIYMWEGKVNEDNEYLMMIKTRTSRLDDLIKFVRENHSYSVAEIITLPIEKGNVPYLSWIAQTVPDKK; encoded by the coding sequence atgcaaatatttagaCATTGCACTGTGTGTTTCCGATATTTGCCATTGCATTTTACTACACGTAAATTGCTTGTGACTTTTGTAGCTGCTGTGAATATTTTAAACTCTGCTGCTTCGATAGAAGGCATAGGCGACAAGACCTGCAGTCGTAGCTTATCTTCCAATTGTAAAGACATGAGTACTGCCTCTGAAGATTCTTATACTGCAGGTAGCAGCTCGGTGGCATTCGTAACAACACCAGATGAAAAGTTGGCTAAAAAATTAGCACAAGGCTTGGTGGAAAAGAAATTGGCCGCTTGTGTTAACATAATTCCACAAATACAATCGATTTACATGTGGGAGGGCAAGGTGAATGAGGATAATGAATATCTAATGATGATTAAGACACGGACAAGCCGTTTGGACGATTTGATAAAGTTCGTACGTGAGAATCATTCGTACAGTGTAGCTGAGATTATAACCTTGCCCATTGAAAAGGGCAATGTACCATATTTGAGTTGGATTGCGCAGACTGTGCCAGATAAGAAATGA